In a single window of the Pyramidobacter porci genome:
- the ldcC gene encoding lysine decarboxylase LdcC has protein sequence MNVLLLLDRASDSIFDSREAVELFEELENKGYRLQRPELHGSLVDMLEQRPEAAGAIIDWDTMGGELYASMEELNERLPFFALTSPAAAEELQPPDKDKLTLAFVPLPCRNAERAAAKIDRAVRRYFELLLPPFTRALFKFADAKKNTFCTTGHLLGSAFRHHAMGWAYYKFYGANIFRADTSVSVPDMGSLLEHTGVHKDAEELIARAFNADRSYIVTNGTSTANKIVGMYCVSQGDTVLIDRNCHKSMTHLLMMCDVVPIYLLPTRNAYGMIGGIPADEFTSEAIHYKLSQRDDATWPTYAVISDSTYDGLLYDCSWIKANLPVKKIHFDSAWSPYAPFNLIYENKFGMCGESTAGKTIFETQSAHKMLASFAQASYVHVKGEYDESVLDEVYMMHTTTSANYPIVASAETGAAMMTGNQGRRLLQNSIDRAMTFRRELARLHDESGSWFFKCWQPDDISETKCWPISRGERWHGFLGADEDFNYLDPIRVSVLTPGMDPTGQLMEEGIPAAVVSRYLNNHGVVTEKTGPYHMLFLFALGVDETRTKALLRALQDFKRDYDNDVPIREAMPDLFKLDPVFYMNMSLQQLTRGLHRVMRKRDLPKLMYHAYDDLPEMEYTPYQAFQKNLRGETHEVPLAELLGQVSADMILPYPPGVPLVMPGEKVTEKSAAVLDYLNMLCETGELFPGFDTEIHGAYRRKDGYYVKVLDEE, from the coding sequence ATGAACGTCCTCTTGCTGCTCGACCGCGCTTCGGATTCGATTTTCGACAGCCGCGAAGCCGTCGAGCTTTTCGAAGAACTGGAAAACAAAGGCTACCGCCTGCAGCGCCCGGAACTGCACGGAAGTCTTGTCGACATGCTGGAACAGCGCCCCGAAGCCGCCGGCGCGATCATCGACTGGGACACGATGGGCGGCGAACTGTATGCCTCAATGGAGGAACTGAACGAGCGCCTGCCCTTTTTCGCCCTGACCAGCCCGGCCGCTGCCGAAGAACTTCAGCCGCCGGACAAGGACAAGCTGACGCTGGCCTTCGTGCCGCTGCCCTGCCGCAACGCCGAACGCGCCGCGGCGAAAATCGACCGCGCCGTGCGTCGCTATTTCGAGCTGTTGCTGCCGCCGTTCACGCGCGCGCTGTTCAAGTTCGCCGACGCGAAGAAGAACACCTTCTGCACCACGGGCCACCTGCTCGGCTCGGCGTTCCGTCATCATGCCATGGGCTGGGCTTACTACAAATTCTACGGCGCCAACATCTTCCGCGCCGACACGTCGGTGTCGGTGCCGGACATGGGTTCGCTGCTGGAGCACACCGGCGTGCACAAAGACGCCGAAGAGCTGATCGCCCGGGCCTTCAATGCCGACCGCAGCTATATCGTCACCAACGGAACGTCCACGGCCAACAAGATCGTCGGCATGTACTGCGTGTCTCAGGGCGACACGGTGCTGATCGACCGCAACTGTCACAAGTCGATGACCCACCTGCTGATGATGTGCGACGTGGTCCCCATCTACCTGCTGCCGACGCGCAACGCCTACGGCATGATCGGCGGCATTCCCGCCGACGAGTTCACCTCCGAGGCGATCCATTACAAACTTTCCCAGCGCGACGACGCTACCTGGCCCACCTACGCGGTCATCAGCGACAGCACCTACGACGGGCTGCTCTACGACTGCAGCTGGATCAAGGCCAACCTGCCGGTGAAGAAGATCCACTTCGACAGCGCCTGGTCGCCCTACGCGCCGTTCAATCTCATCTACGAGAACAAGTTCGGCATGTGCGGCGAATCCACGGCAGGCAAAACGATCTTCGAGACGCAGTCGGCGCACAAGATGCTGGCCTCCTTCGCTCAGGCAAGCTACGTCCACGTCAAGGGCGAGTACGACGAATCCGTGCTCGACGAGGTCTACATGATGCATACCACCACGTCGGCCAACTACCCCATCGTCGCCAGCGCCGAGACGGGCGCGGCGATGATGACGGGCAACCAGGGACGCCGCCTGCTGCAGAACTCCATCGACCGCGCCATGACTTTCCGCCGCGAGCTGGCACGCCTGCACGACGAGAGCGGCTCGTGGTTCTTCAAATGCTGGCAGCCCGACGACATTTCCGAGACCAAATGCTGGCCGATCTCGCGCGGGGAACGTTGGCACGGTTTCCTCGGCGCCGACGAGGACTTCAACTACCTCGACCCGATCCGCGTCTCCGTGCTCACGCCCGGCATGGATCCCACGGGACAGCTCATGGAAGAGGGCATCCCCGCCGCCGTGGTGTCGCGCTACCTCAACAATCACGGCGTCGTCACCGAGAAGACGGGGCCGTACCACATGCTCTTCCTGTTCGCGCTCGGCGTCGACGAGACGCGCACCAAGGCGCTGCTGCGCGCGCTTCAGGATTTCAAGCGCGACTACGACAACGACGTTCCCATCCGCGAGGCCATGCCCGACCTGTTCAAGCTCGATCCCGTGTTTTACATGAACATGTCGCTGCAGCAGCTCACGCGCGGCCTGCACCGAGTGATGCGCAAACGCGACCTGCCCAAGCTGATGTACCACGCCTACGACGATCTGCCGGAGATGGAGTACACGCCTTACCAGGCCTTTCAGAAGAACCTGCGCGGCGAAACGCACGAAGTGCCGCTGGCGGAGCTGCTCGGCCAGGTCAGCGCCGATATGATCCTGCCCTACCCGCCCGGCGTGCCGCTGGTGATGCCCGGCGAGAAAGTCACCGAGAAGAGCGCCGCCGTGCTGGATTACCTGAACATGCTCTGCGAGACGGGCGAACTGTTCCCCGGCTTCGACACCGAGATCCACGGCGCCTACCGGCGCAAGGACGGCTATTACGTCAAGGTGCTCGACGAGGAATGA
- the aspS gene encoding aspartate--tRNA ligase, whose translation MRKGIFDSSWKRTVKCGLVGEELVGKEIVLNGWVRNRRDHGGVIFIELWDKSGGVQVVFTPEVDAKMHADAGDLRSEYVIAVKGKVRVRPDGMINPHMRTGRWEMVAGDFLLLSAAAPIPFEIGDETENVDENLRLTYRYLDLRRERMQNNLRTRHEVAQYTRAYLNGRDFTEVETPILMKSTPEGARDYLVPSRVAPGSFYALPQSPQLFKQILMISGMDRYYQIAKCFRDEDLRADRQPEFTQVDLEMSFVTEEDVYELLEGYVVGLWKKILGVEITAPFRRLSYQEAMRRFGSDKPDLRIPFEIRDVAAAFEGSSFAPFQSLLAGGGVIRTIAVPGGAAWSRKQCEDVAAAGKKLGAPDVAFFQIKEGVLKGPLAKYLDDEHKAQFLELARAQDGDAVFLIANVDAMLVATVLGQLRLDVAKTHGLVREGWEFLWVTNFPLLEWSPDENRWVATHHPFTQPNPEDLPYLESDPARCGSRTYDLVLNGTEVGGGSIRIHDEEVQEKVFKCLAFTPEEARSRFGFFLDALKYGTPPHGGLAIGFDRLCMLLCGCKGIREVMAFPKTAKAQDLMAGAPSPVESLQLDELGISVRAFAAAAKK comes from the coding sequence ATGCGCAAAGGAATTTTTGATTCAAGCTGGAAGCGAACCGTCAAATGCGGGCTGGTCGGTGAAGAATTGGTCGGCAAAGAGATCGTGCTCAACGGTTGGGTCCGCAATCGCCGCGACCATGGCGGCGTGATTTTCATCGAGCTGTGGGACAAGTCGGGCGGCGTACAGGTAGTCTTTACGCCGGAGGTGGACGCGAAGATGCACGCCGACGCCGGCGATCTGCGCAGCGAATATGTGATCGCCGTGAAGGGAAAAGTACGCGTGCGCCCCGACGGCATGATCAATCCCCACATGAGGACCGGGCGCTGGGAGATGGTGGCAGGCGACTTTCTGCTGCTGTCGGCCGCCGCGCCGATCCCTTTCGAGATCGGCGACGAGACGGAAAACGTGGACGAAAACCTCCGCCTCACCTACCGTTATCTCGACCTGCGCCGCGAGCGCATGCAGAACAACCTGCGCACGCGCCACGAGGTGGCCCAGTACACGCGCGCCTACCTGAACGGCCGCGACTTCACCGAGGTGGAAACGCCGATCCTGATGAAGTCCACGCCCGAAGGTGCGCGCGACTACCTCGTGCCCAGCCGCGTCGCGCCCGGCTCGTTTTACGCGCTGCCGCAGTCGCCGCAGCTGTTCAAGCAGATTTTGATGATCTCCGGCATGGACCGCTACTATCAGATCGCCAAATGTTTCCGCGACGAGGATCTGCGCGCCGACCGCCAGCCTGAGTTCACTCAGGTCGATCTGGAGATGAGTTTCGTCACCGAAGAAGACGTGTACGAACTGCTTGAGGGCTACGTCGTCGGCCTCTGGAAAAAGATCCTCGGCGTCGAGATCACGGCGCCTTTCCGTCGCCTCAGCTATCAGGAGGCAATGCGCCGCTTCGGCAGCGACAAGCCCGACCTGCGCATTCCCTTCGAGATCCGGGACGTCGCTGCGGCGTTCGAGGGGAGCAGTTTCGCGCCGTTTCAGAGCCTGCTTGCCGGCGGCGGCGTGATTCGCACGATTGCCGTCCCCGGCGGCGCTGCGTGGTCGCGCAAACAGTGCGAGGACGTGGCCGCCGCGGGGAAGAAGCTGGGCGCGCCCGACGTGGCGTTCTTCCAGATCAAGGAAGGGGTTCTCAAGGGGCCGCTGGCCAAATACCTCGACGACGAACACAAGGCGCAGTTTCTCGAGCTGGCGCGGGCGCAGGACGGCGACGCCGTTTTCCTGATCGCCAACGTCGATGCCATGTTGGTCGCCACGGTATTGGGGCAGCTGCGTCTCGACGTTGCCAAGACGCACGGCCTGGTGCGCGAGGGCTGGGAGTTCCTCTGGGTCACCAACTTCCCGCTGCTGGAGTGGAGCCCCGACGAGAACCGCTGGGTGGCCACGCATCATCCGTTCACTCAGCCCAATCCCGAAGATCTGCCGTATCTCGAAAGCGACCCTGCGCGCTGCGGCTCGCGCACCTACGACCTCGTGCTCAACGGCACCGAGGTGGGCGGCGGCTCGATCCGCATCCACGACGAGGAAGTGCAGGAAAAGGTCTTCAAGTGTTTGGCCTTCACGCCCGAGGAGGCGCGAAGCCGTTTCGGCTTCTTCCTCGACGCGCTCAAGTACGGCACGCCGCCGCACGGCGGTCTGGCCATCGGCTTCGACCGTCTCTGCATGCTGCTGTGCGGTTGCAAGGGCATCCGCGAGGTGATGGCCTTCCCCAAGACGGCCAAGGCTCAGGACCTGATGGCCGGCGCGCCTTCGCCGGTCGAATCGCTCCAGCTCGACGAGCTGGGCATCTCCGTGCGCGCTTTTGCCGCCGCAGCGAAAAAGTAA
- a CDS encoding ADP-ribosylglycohydrolase family protein: MLGAILGDFCGAQYESRRSRYDGSRPLLNDGCRFTDDSILTFATAETLLGGDRSAESFARGYMEWGRAYPGRGYGRGFRLWLQNGELVENNSFGNGSAMRVAPVGWAARTLDEALELACASALYTHGHPEGVKGAQIIAAAVFMLRRGASGDELKNYLETTFGCDLSTPLAQIMAQGYAFSATCQGSVPQAVRCFLESSSYEDAIVKALMLNGDTDTQADMAGSLAQVRSGVPEAMRAAALAAMDERMKAVLLAFEERFLNGVRL, from the coding sequence ATGCTCGGCGCGATTCTCGGCGATTTCTGCGGCGCTCAGTACGAAAGCCGCCGCTCCCGCTACGACGGTTCGCGGCCGCTGCTCAACGACGGCTGCCGCTTCACCGACGACTCGATCCTCACGTTCGCCACGGCGGAAACGCTGCTCGGCGGCGACCGCAGCGCGGAAAGCTTCGCCCGCGGCTACATGGAATGGGGCCGCGCTTATCCGGGACGCGGCTACGGACGCGGCTTCCGGCTCTGGCTGCAAAACGGCGAGCTGGTCGAAAACAACAGCTTCGGCAACGGCTCGGCCATGCGCGTCGCCCCCGTCGGCTGGGCGGCGCGCACGCTCGACGAGGCCCTTGAACTGGCGTGCGCCAGCGCTCTCTACACGCACGGGCATCCCGAAGGCGTCAAGGGCGCGCAGATCATCGCCGCCGCCGTTTTCATGCTGCGTCGGGGGGCGTCGGGCGACGAGCTGAAAAATTATCTCGAAACGACGTTCGGCTGCGACCTGAGCACGCCGCTGGCGCAGATCATGGCGCAGGGCTATGCGTTCAGCGCCACCTGCCAGGGCAGCGTGCCCCAGGCCGTGCGCTGCTTTCTCGAAAGCTCGTCCTACGAGGACGCCATCGTCAAAGCGCTGATGCTGAACGGCGACACCGACACGCAGGCTGACATGGCCGGTTCCTTGGCGCAGGTCCGCTCCGGCGTGCCGGAGGCAATGCGCGCGGCGGCGCTGGCGGCCATGGACGAAAGGATGAAAGCCGTGCTGCTGGCGTTCGAAGAACGGTTCTTGAACGGGGTGCGGCTCTAA
- the sbcD gene encoding exonuclease subunit SbcD produces the protein MRILHTSDWHLGRKLCGQERAGEFRQFLDWLTDTLIDERVDALVVAGDVFDSSTPPLWAQSLYYRFLTGLSRTPCRSAVIVAGNHDSAALLDSPRELLGRLGVHVVGAPAEPGAEIFELPDAQGKAGALCCAVPFLRSRDLCGAMSGEDADALARAELDGFAKHYADVCALAETRRAGRDIPIVALGHCFAAGGTVRGDDGVRDLAVGSLGAVPLSAFPENVDYLALGHLHAPQTCGGRESRRYCGAPLCMGFGEAGQKKQVCVVDFDGRAASVRALGVPAWQEICRLKGSFDEIAAALSELERSGRSVWVEADCDDEGAQGLNDRIRELSGGAVKILRVKVAGAGLADAFSGAGDLNEDWSPREVFRLYLSEHQIEGEEAESLTGAYLEALEAVRTEAAR, from the coding sequence ATGAGAATTCTTCACACGTCGGACTGGCATCTTGGACGCAAGCTCTGCGGGCAGGAGCGGGCCGGCGAATTCCGTCAGTTTCTCGACTGGTTGACGGATACGCTGATTGACGAACGTGTCGACGCGCTCGTGGTGGCGGGGGACGTTTTCGATTCCTCCACGCCGCCCTTGTGGGCGCAGAGTCTTTATTACCGTTTTCTCACCGGATTGTCGCGCACGCCCTGCCGCAGTGCGGTAATCGTGGCCGGCAATCACGACTCGGCGGCGCTGCTCGACTCGCCCCGGGAACTGCTGGGGCGTCTGGGCGTCCACGTCGTGGGCGCGCCGGCGGAGCCCGGCGCAGAGATTTTCGAGCTGCCGGACGCGCAGGGAAAGGCGGGCGCGCTGTGCTGCGCCGTGCCGTTTCTGCGCTCGCGCGACCTCTGCGGCGCCATGTCGGGCGAAGACGCCGACGCGCTCGCGCGCGCCGAACTGGACGGCTTCGCGAAACATTACGCCGATGTGTGCGCGCTGGCCGAAACGCGACGCGCGGGGCGCGACATCCCCATCGTCGCCCTCGGCCATTGCTTTGCCGCCGGCGGAACCGTGCGCGGCGATGACGGCGTGCGCGACCTCGCGGTCGGTTCGCTGGGCGCGGTGCCGCTGTCGGCCTTTCCCGAGAACGTCGATTATCTGGCGCTCGGGCACCTGCACGCGCCGCAGACCTGCGGCGGGCGTGAGAGCCGCCGTTATTGCGGCGCGCCGCTGTGCATGGGCTTCGGCGAGGCGGGGCAGAAAAAGCAAGTCTGCGTCGTCGATTTCGACGGACGCGCCGCTTCGGTTCGCGCGCTCGGCGTGCCCGCATGGCAGGAGATTTGCCGCCTGAAAGGGTCTTTCGACGAGATCGCCGCCGCTTTGAGCGAACTCGAACGGTCCGGCCGCTCCGTCTGGGTCGAGGCGGACTGCGACGACGAGGGCGCGCAGGGATTGAACGACCGCATCCGCGAGCTGAGCGGCGGCGCGGTGAAGATCCTGCGCGTCAAAGTGGCGGGCGCGGGGCTGGCGGACGCTTTTTCCGGCGCGGGCGATCTGAACGAAGACTGGTCGCCGCGTGAAGTTTTCAGGTTGTACCTGAGCGAGCACCAAATCGAGGGCGAAGAGGCGGAGTCCTTGACGGGCGCGTACCTCGAGGCCCTCGAAGCCGTGCGGACGGAGGCGGCGCGATGA
- a CDS encoding SH3 domain-containing protein, with protein sequence MHVFAFLLAAAGVALSLCYSGCLAMIVENGFELGWLKDFGSLDPKSMCVVASSALAVLGALLVLFRKKFAALLLFAAAGICLYCEFSLKIVYPYVRASAMLFAAAALMGMKVRGAEDEYGDEEYVGKEPEMADPAPATALDREVKEELAAAEEGMPASKAGCSRLWGFLLALAAAGYTLWQSGMWPVVQAHFVDLEWYRSLPSLDARSLSALAAAALALLGGLLALTKRAGGTLFLTVAAVVCTVAQLHWDVWFPASWGAFILCLVAGAVSWPGAAVDAARAGRRYTSAYVFAFIFALAAVAISLYQSGACRVLGEKFGGEFCLAALGDLDAKTLCAAVTAALGLGGGLLALCGLRFSAWLLLAAMFVSLGGELIWPEYYAFSWIALLLYALSALLSSALVRADEETPVKKLPLSVAVIAMMAAAGAGGAAVWYYDKGVMAEKFRDARANDPAYQQIAEEMKAKDARIAETDGKVREQMGLVAEREQKIGELTAVSAAKDEEIKNLTARSAERDEQIAALNARLEQAKTDLGAAQAELNRKFIYLRGSNNVRDVPNADKGSKVIGRLTNETAEVVGSQGGWYQVKGSFGAGWVFGKNAVMLELDR encoded by the coding sequence ATGCACGTGTTCGCTTTTTTGCTGGCGGCCGCCGGAGTGGCGCTGTCCCTGTGTTACAGCGGCTGTCTCGCCATGATCGTGGAAAACGGTTTTGAGCTGGGCTGGCTGAAGGATTTCGGCTCGCTCGATCCCAAGTCGATGTGCGTCGTCGCTTCCTCCGCTCTGGCGGTGCTGGGGGCGCTGCTGGTCCTGTTCAGGAAAAAGTTTGCGGCGCTGCTGCTGTTCGCGGCGGCGGGGATCTGTCTGTACTGCGAGTTCAGCCTGAAGATCGTCTATCCCTACGTTCGCGCTTCGGCTATGCTGTTCGCCGCGGCCGCACTGATGGGCATGAAGGTCCGCGGCGCGGAGGACGAATACGGGGACGAGGAATATGTCGGCAAGGAGCCCGAAATGGCCGATCCCGCTCCGGCGACGGCGCTTGACCGCGAAGTGAAAGAGGAACTCGCCGCGGCGGAGGAAGGAATGCCGGCCTCGAAGGCAGGCTGTTCGCGCCTCTGGGGGTTCCTGCTGGCGCTGGCGGCGGCGGGCTATACGCTCTGGCAGAGCGGCATGTGGCCGGTCGTGCAGGCGCACTTCGTCGATCTTGAATGGTATAGGAGTCTTCCTTCGCTCGACGCCAGATCGTTAAGCGCGCTTGCCGCGGCGGCTTTGGCCTTGTTGGGCGGCCTGCTGGCGCTGACGAAGCGCGCCGGCGGCACGCTGTTTTTGACCGTTGCGGCCGTGGTCTGCACGGTGGCCCAGCTTCACTGGGACGTCTGGTTCCCCGCGTCGTGGGGCGCTTTTATCCTCTGCCTTGTCGCCGGCGCGGTTTCCTGGCCCGGTGCGGCGGTGGACGCGGCCCGAGCGGGACGCCGCTACACGTCGGCTTATGTTTTCGCCTTTATCTTCGCGCTGGCGGCCGTGGCGATTTCGCTTTATCAGAGCGGCGCGTGCCGCGTTCTTGGAGAGAAGTTCGGCGGCGAATTCTGCCTGGCCGCGCTGGGCGATCTGGACGCGAAGACGCTGTGCGCCGCGGTGACGGCGGCGCTTGGGCTTGGGGGCGGTCTGCTGGCGCTCTGCGGCCTGCGCTTTTCCGCCTGGCTGTTGCTGGCGGCGATGTTCGTCTCGCTGGGCGGCGAACTGATCTGGCCCGAGTATTACGCGTTCTCGTGGATCGCGCTGCTGCTGTACGCGCTTTCCGCGCTGCTGAGCAGCGCGTTGGTGAGGGCCGACGAGGAAACGCCCGTGAAGAAGCTGCCGCTTTCCGTCGCCGTGATCGCCATGATGGCGGCGGCCGGAGCTGGAGGCGCAGCCGTGTGGTATTACGACAAGGGCGTGATGGCGGAGAAGTTCCGCGACGCCCGCGCGAACGATCCCGCCTATCAGCAGATCGCCGAAGAAATGAAAGCGAAGGATGCGAGGATCGCCGAAACGGACGGCAAAGTGCGGGAGCAAATGGGGCTCGTGGCGGAGCGCGAGCAGAAGATCGGCGAGCTGACGGCGGTCAGTGCCGCCAAGGACGAAGAGATCAAGAACCTGACCGCCCGGAGCGCCGAGCGCGACGAACAGATCGCGGCGCTGAACGCCCGGCTCGAGCAGGCCAAGACGGATCTGGGAGCGGCGCAAGCCGAGTTGAACCGGAAGTTCATTTATCTGCGCGGCAGCAACAACGTGCGCGATGTGCCGAACGCCGACAAGGGATCCAAAGTCATCGGCCGCCTCACCAACGAAACGGCCGAAGTCGTCGGCTCGCAGGGCGGCTGGTATCAGGTGAAAGGCTCCTTCGGCGCCGGCTGGGTCTTCGGCAAAAACGCTGTGATGCTGGAGCTGGACAGATAA
- a CDS encoding putative dsRNA-binding protein gives MNEKNMPKEFWQRADSLQKRTGYQFSDPKLLRLAFTQRSGAGGPNPSMNNERLEFLGDAALGLLVGEALYQEYPEADEGFMTVERSKLVCGRNLSAWGYEAGFDRMLRVCEGVEVSDAMVEDSVEAVAGAFFLDGGLDAVRALLQSFSDYPDQGAGFDSRRHLERDCSYEKLGAPRYDTMCRRANGKIIFESTVSLDKEPSGTGLGADRTEAERNAARDAMCRLGRASAEEQKKRALVLRARYRRILARHGQSSHSRGAPSMSEAENAAAEKPVLVRDGVEYRIVAKEGPEHKPVFTAAAFRNGARLAEAGGPSKKDALKALVREVGKAAARQTKRGADAFRDLELAGLKNSPELKGRLQTCCERLGIGQPHYVDLPSPGGKSPLFFVELQLSGEPIVSGSGQSKRAAGQAAAWKMLQLLAADALGETARLGADLPQLHVRLESAFRAVCERVGEKKLRVEVASVAGQEEMCRARVFFGDRFCTEVPGLGENQARLLALFRAVTQTRHWKDVLNELKVDTPAGMSPQNVRPDLLLEERLKNSRRGPAEILSLRAGGSEDLRLYRTGLFVKGDLAACMTAPGKKIAEQALTLLLLDRAARGSALVPPLKKEAPAAQTAPSAPHERRKPRRRAPVASLPLPEAPQPKVTLKQRLGSWLRRMGELYTQS, from the coding sequence ATGAACGAAAAAAACATGCCCAAGGAGTTTTGGCAGCGCGCCGACAGCCTGCAGAAGCGCACCGGCTATCAGTTCAGCGACCCCAAACTGCTGCGCCTGGCCTTCACGCAGCGGTCCGGCGCCGGCGGGCCGAATCCGAGCATGAACAACGAACGCCTCGAGTTCCTCGGCGACGCCGCCTTGGGGCTGTTGGTCGGAGAGGCCCTCTACCAGGAATATCCCGAGGCCGACGAAGGTTTTATGACCGTCGAGCGCTCCAAGCTGGTGTGCGGCCGCAATCTCAGCGCCTGGGGCTACGAAGCCGGCTTCGACCGGATGCTGCGCGTGTGCGAGGGCGTGGAAGTTTCCGATGCCATGGTGGAAGACTCGGTCGAGGCCGTGGCCGGAGCCTTTTTTCTCGACGGCGGATTGGACGCCGTGCGGGCGCTGCTGCAGAGCTTTTCCGACTACCCTGACCAAGGCGCAGGCTTCGATTCGCGGCGGCACCTCGAGCGCGACTGCTCGTACGAGAAACTCGGCGCGCCGCGCTACGACACGATGTGCCGCCGCGCCAACGGCAAAATCATCTTCGAGAGCACCGTCTCCCTCGACAAAGAGCCCTCGGGCACGGGCCTCGGCGCCGACCGCACCGAGGCGGAACGCAACGCCGCGCGCGACGCCATGTGCCGCCTCGGCCGCGCGTCCGCCGAGGAACAGAAAAAACGCGCCCTCGTGCTACGCGCCCGTTACCGCCGCATCCTGGCCCGTCACGGGCAGTCATCTCACAGCCGCGGTGCGCCCAGCATGAGCGAGGCCGAAAACGCCGCCGCGGAAAAGCCCGTTCTCGTCCGCGACGGCGTGGAATACCGCATCGTCGCCAAAGAAGGCCCCGAACACAAGCCGGTGTTCACCGCCGCGGCGTTCCGAAACGGGGCCCGCCTTGCCGAAGCCGGCGGCCCGTCGAAGAAGGACGCGCTGAAAGCCCTGGTCCGCGAGGTGGGCAAAGCCGCCGCCCGGCAGACAAAGCGCGGAGCCGACGCTTTCAGGGATCTGGAGCTTGCCGGCCTGAAAAACAGCCCCGAGCTGAAGGGCCGCCTGCAAACCTGCTGCGAGCGCCTCGGCATCGGCCAGCCCCATTATGTCGACCTGCCCTCGCCGGGCGGCAAAAGCCCGCTGTTCTTCGTGGAACTGCAGCTGAGCGGCGAACCGATCGTCAGCGGCAGCGGCCAGAGCAAGCGCGCCGCCGGACAGGCCGCCGCCTGGAAAATGCTTCAGCTGCTGGCCGCCGACGCGCTTGGAGAAACTGCGCGTCTTGGCGCCGACCTGCCTCAACTGCATGTTCGTCTGGAAAGCGCGTTTCGCGCCGTCTGCGAGCGCGTCGGCGAGAAAAAACTGCGCGTCGAGGTCGCGTCCGTTGCCGGGCAGGAAGAGATGTGCCGCGCCCGCGTCTTTTTCGGCGACCGCTTCTGCACCGAAGTGCCCGGCCTCGGCGAAAATCAGGCCCGCCTGCTGGCCCTGTTCAGGGCCGTCACGCAGACCCGGCACTGGAAGGACGTGCTGAACGAGCTGAAAGTGGACACGCCCGCCGGCATGTCGCCGCAGAACGTCCGTCCCGATCTGCTGCTGGAAGAGCGTTTGAAAAACTCGCGCCGCGGCCCCGCCGAGATCCTGTCGCTGCGCGCCGGCGGCAGCGAAGACCTGCGCCTGTACCGCACCGGCCTGTTCGTCAAGGGCGATCTGGCCGCCTGCATGACCGCCCCCGGCAAGAAAATCGCCGAACAGGCGCTGACGCTGCTGCTGCTCGACCGCGCCGCGCGTGGAAGCGCGCTCGTGCCGCCGCTCAAAAAAGAAGCCCCCGCCGCCCAAACGGCGCCGAGCGCCCCGCACGAGCGCCGCAAGCCGCGCCGCCGCGCACCGGTCGCTTCCCTGCCTTTGCCCGAAGCGCCCCAGCCGAAAGTCACGCTCAAACAGCGTCTCGGCAGCTGGCTGCGCCGCATGGGCGAACTGTACACGCAGTCGTGA